ACCCGTTCACCGTTCGATCCGGAGAGCTGCTCGTATCGGTGCTGGGAACCTCATTCAATGTGAAGGGGAAGCCAGCCTCGGATGTCGAGGTCTACGTGAAAACAGGATTGGTGAAAGTATCGCTGGAGGACTCTGACCAGTTTATCTACCTGGAGCCCGAACAATTCGGAGTGCTCGAAAACAAGAATCTTACTTCTTCATTACAGGAGGATCCCAATTATATCTCCTGGAAAACAAAAGATTTTAAATTTGTAAATTCAGCTCTTGCAGAGGTTCTTCAGGAACTGGAAGAGTCTTATCATGTGGATATTCAGACCGGAGATACGGACCTGTCAGAAATGAGAATCACTACTTCTTACAGCGGACAATCCATCAATGCCATCCTGGAAACCATTGGTACAGCCTTTGGCCTGAGTGTCAGTCAAAAAGGCAACACCTATCTACTGAACAAATAAGGCATTCACATGGGAAACACATCAGGAAGATATTTGCGCGAAACTCTTCGTACGGTCCTGATCCTTTTGTTTCTTTCTCTGTTGCCTCTGCAACATGTGTATTGTCAGGAAACCCTCCCTTCTGTCAGGATTACAGTTTCCTCCAGAAACCAGAGCATTAACGGGGTTCTCGATGAGATTACCCTGCAATCGGGCTATCATTTCACCTTTGATGCAAGCATCATCGACGGGAAGCGAAAAGTAGAATTCCGGGTCCGCGAACTGCTCCTGAAAGAGGCACTCGACTCCCTGCTTAAGGATCCGAACCTCGATTACCGGACTATCGATAAGAACATTGTGATATATCGTATAAATGAAGGCTCCCCCACTCCCATCAGCAGTACGATCGACCGGGCCCTTCTCAGGGGCAGGGTGGTGGAAATGCGCACGGGCAAAGCACTCTCCTATGCGACCATCGCCCTCCTGGAAACCAGCCTGGGTACCATAACAAACCAGGAGGGAGAATTCTCTTTCAAACTGCCCCTTGATCTTCCCGATCCCATGATTGTTGTCTCCTTTATAGGTTACAACAGCAAAGTATTTCCGGTAAGTTATCCTCTGGCAGAGAAACTTGAAATTCAGCTCGAAAGAGAATTGATCCCGCTTCAGGAGGTGATCATCAGGTACAGCGATCCGGCCAAGCTGCTTCGTGAAGCTATAAGCAGGTTCCCGGAAAACTACCTGGAGAACCACTCCACCATGACAGCCTTCTACCGGGAATCCGTGAAACGAAATGACCACTGGATGGTCTACTCGGAAGCTGTGCTTGAGGTGGCAAAAGCTCCATATGGATTATTATCATCCGGAGATCATATCCGCATTGTAAAGCAAAGGAAAATTACGGATGTAAGCACCGAAGACACTGTACTGATCAAGCTGAGATCGGGGATCCCCACCTCCCTGAACCTGGATGTGATAAAGAACCGGCCCGATTTTCTGAAAGAGGACTTTCAATCCAGGTACAATCTGGAGTTCACCGATATGATGAGCTATGGCGACCGGCTGGTCTATGTGATAAGCTTTCATCAGAAAGATGAAATCCCCGACCTCCTCTTCCAGGGACAGCTCTACCTCGACCAGGAAAGCCTGGCATTGCTGGCAGCCGATTTTGAGTTCAATCCGGATTTGCTGCATAAGGAGCCCGAACTCTTCCTGGTGAGCCGCTCTCCAAAAATTAATATTCGTCCCGTGATGGCCAGATATCATGTAGATTACCGCTCGGTGGAAAGCAGGTACTACGTAAGCCAGGTCAGGGGCGAGGTGGAATTAAAGGTGCGTAAAAAAAGAAAGTGGTTCGGCTCCAGGTATAAGATCGCCATTGAGATGGCCATCACAGACCTGATCCCTGATCAGAGGCTGCGGATCGATCCAGCCGACCGAGTTAGCCGTAATATTGTACTGGCTGATGAACCTTTTCAGTTTGATCCGGAGTTCTGGGGCGTGCATAACAGTATTGAACCAGAGGCATCGCTGATGGAGTCCGTCCAGAAACTGGTGCACAACAACCAGGAAATAATGGAATGATCCCCTGGCCCTCCGGGCAAGCACCAGCCTTTCATTTAAGCGCTCCACAGAATTCGGGGCGGGTCCTGAGAATCATTTCCGATTGACTTTCTGTGCGGTCTGCATTAACTTTACCGGTGCAAATAAAACATTGATTCATGAAAAAAACTCTGGGATTTACCATTCTGGCCATGATGGCAGCCTGTACCCAGGTGCCTGAAAAGGTCATGCAGTACACCATTGAACAGTTTTTTGACAACCTCTCCATTGGAGGAGGAAGTTTCTCGGCCGATGAAACCCGGCTGCTTGTTACCAGCAACCAGACCGGTATCTACAATGTATTCGCCCTGAAACTGGATGGTTCCGGAGAAGAACAGCTGACATTTTCCGAAGAAGAGTCCTTCTTTGCCGTATCCTTTTTCCCGGAGGACGACCGTTTCCTCTACTCTGCCGACCAGGGCGGGGATGAGAATGCGCATATTTATATGCAGGACCCGGATGGACAGGTCACCGACCTGACTCCCTGGGAAGGAAGTACTTCGCAATTTGCAGGATGGAGCCGTGATTTCCAGTATCTCTACCTGGTTTCCAACAAAAGGGACCCTCGCTTTTTCGATTTGTATAAAATGGATCTGGAAAATTTCGAATCGGATATGATCTATGAAAATATGGAAAACCTGAGTCCGTCAGCCATCTCAAATACAGGCAGGTACCTGGCCCTGACCAGAGATCTGACCACCTCAGACAACGAAATGTACCTGCTTGACCTGAGCACGGGAAATCTCCAGCATATCTCTGAACATGAAGGCGATGCCACCTATTCTCCGGCAGACTTCTCCCTGGACGATGAGTATCTCTTTTATCTGACCAACGAGGGAAGTGAATTCACCTATCTCTCTTCCTATCACCTGGAAACGGGAAAAAAAGAGCTGGTGTATAAAGCCGATTGGGATCTCTTCTATGCCTATTTTTCTTTTCATGAAAAATACCAGGTAATCGGAATCAATGAAGACGCCAAAACCGTTGTAAAGGTATTTGAAACTGGCAGCGGAGCGGAAGTGGAGATGCCCGATTTTGGAAACAGGGATATTTCAGGAGTATCCATATCCCGTTCGGAAAAACTGATACGTCTGGCTGCAGGAAGTGGCACCTCCCCCACGGATCTCTATTTGCACCAGTTTGGAGAGGAAGATTTCACCCGACTGACGCACTCCCTCAACGAAGAAATCCATGAAGCGGACCTGGTGACCGGGGAGGTAATCCGCTATCCCTCCTTCGACGGGCTGGAGATCCCGGGCATCCTGTACAAACCACACGAAGCTTCGGCCAGGAACCAGGTGCCGGCCCTGCTTCAGATTCACGGTGGCCCTGGTGGACAGAGCCGCCTGGGATTGATTCTCCTCGCAGCAAGCTGCGAGGAATCATCGATTAATTGTTTATTTTAAATGTGCTCGCTTACCCCGCAGCAGAGCTACGGGGAATGCGCTCGCGTAATTCAACAGTACAACCCAATACCTGGTGAACCATGGCTATGCCATCCTGGCCGTGAACAACCGGGGCAGTTCCGGTTATGGAAAGACCTTTTACAACCTGGATAACCAGCGCCATGGGGAGGATGACCTGATGGACTGTGTTAAAGCCAAGGAATACCTGTCGGAACTGGGCTATATTGACATGGACAGGGTCGGGATTTTAGGAGGCTCCTATGGAGGATACATGACCCTGGCAGCCCTGACTTTCCAGCCGGAAGAATTTGCCGTTGGAGTGGATCTGTTTGGAATTTCAAACTGGGTGCGGACCCTTAAATCCACCCCGCCCTACTGGGAAGCTTTCCGGAAAGCACTGTATGAGGAACTGGGTGATCCCTTTACCGAAGACTCTGTCCGTTTGTATAGAATAAGCTCCCTGTTCCATGCTGATCAGATTACCAAACCGCTGATGGTGCTTCAGGGAGCCAACGATCCGAGGGTGTTGCAAGTGGAGTCAGATGAAATTGTGGCCGCTGTTAAGGAAAATGGAATCCCGGTGGAATACCTTATTTTTGAGGATGAAGGTCACGGTTTCGTGAAGAAAGAGAACCAGATCGAAGGATATGGGAAAATCCTGGAATTTCTGGACAAATATCTGAAAGGAGTGACCGGGGAGTAAGGTTTTATGAACAGGAATTCTGATGAAAATATAGAGCAACTGGCCCGGGAAAAGATAGGGGGTAAGAGTTATTCCACCATCCGGGAAGAGTTGATGGCAGCGGGGATGGCAAAGGAGGAAGCCAATAAGCTGATCCGGAAGGGTATTGCAGCGAAAGCACTCCTCTCCCGCTGAGACGGGAACGGGTGCCATCCGGAAGAGGCGACCGTATAAATGAGAATCCCACAGCCCGGACACCTTAAAATTTATGCATTCTTCCTACCTTCACAGAAAATTGGATGATGCTAGAGGAGATAGTAAAGAAACGTTTTCCGTTTTTTGAGTCGGGACTCAGATCAGCCATCAGTGAAACCGGCACCTTAAGAGAATTTGAAGCCCAGGAGGAGCTGATCAGGGAGGATCAGTATATCCGGTCTTTTCCCATTGTGCTGGAGGGCCTGATCAAGGTTTGCCGTACCGATGAGGAAGGTAATGAACTGCTGCTTTACTATCTGAGGCCCGGTGAAGTCTGTACGGTTTCCCTGATCTGTTGCATGGACCGGACCCGTAGCCGTGTGAAGGCCATTGCCGAAGAGAAAACCACTGCCATAGTGGTTCCGGTGGAGCTTCTGGACAGCTGGATGAGCAAATACCAGACCTGGAAAGAGTATGTGATGCACTCGATGCAGCTACGCTTTGATGAATTGTTGAACGTCCTGGACAGTGTCGCTTTCCTGAAAATGGACGAAAGGCTGGAAAAATTCTTTACCAATCGCTACCGCTCTTCCGGTTCCATGATTTTTGAAGGATCGCACCAGGACGTGGCGCTGGCCTTGAACAGTTCCAGGGAGGTCATATCCAGACTCTTGAAACAGATGGAGAAGAAAGGGCTGATCCGCCTGTCGCGGGGCCGGATCGATTACTCACCCTTGTGTGACAAAAGTTACTGAAAAGCCTGAATCACTTTAATTACTTTGTGCAGTTCAAAATCAAAGTATAATAAATGGAAGCAATAGCTGTACATTCATATAAAGAGCTGGTGTCCGGCCTGTCCGGAGAAGAGAGGGCATTTTTACTCATCTATAAAAGTGGTGCCGGGCAAAGCGATTGTGCACTGGAGAGGATTGAAAAAATGAGTAGAAATGATTCACAGAAGCTGTTTACTGCCGATGTGAATAGTGTCCGCGATATACACGAGAAACTGGAGATTACCACTGCTCCCAGCCTGGTCATTTTTGAGAAGGGCAAAAAGGTGAATGTAGTCAAAGGGTGTCAGACAGAGGCTGCCTACAGCTCCATTCTTTCCGGCAGAGAAATTGGCGGGCAAAAAGGAGGAGAAGCGGGAAAGAGCAAACAAGTTACCGTGTATACTACTCCAAGTTGCAGCTGGTGTACTACTCTAAAAACATACCTGGATCAGAAGCAGGTCCGGTACAGAGAGATTAATGTAGCAGCAGACTCAACGGCGGCAGAAGCCATGGTTCGGAAAAGCGGACAGCAAGGGGTCCCTCAGACAGAAATAAACGGACAGATGATTGTGGGTTTTGACAGGACCCGGATCAATCAACTGCTGGAGATAAAATAAGTTCGACGCTTATAGTAAACCTAAATTAAAGAAAAATGAAAGAGTTACAGCCAATCAATCAACATGTGCTTCTGGAAATTGAAGCAAAAGAAGAGAAAAC
The genomic region above belongs to Bacteroidales bacterium and contains:
- a CDS encoding Crp/Fnr family transcriptional regulator, coding for MLEEIVKKRFPFFESGLRSAISETGTLREFEAQEELIREDQYIRSFPIVLEGLIKVCRTDEEGNELLLYYLRPGEVCTVSLICCMDRTRSRVKAIAEEKTTAIVVPVELLDSWMSKYQTWKEYVMHSMQLRFDELLNVLDSVAFLKMDERLEKFFTNRYRSSGSMIFEGSHQDVALALNSSREVISRLLKQMEKKGLIRLSRGRIDYSPLCDKSY
- a CDS encoding S9 family peptidase, which translates into the protein MVNHGYAILAVNNRGSSGYGKTFYNLDNQRHGEDDLMDCVKAKEYLSELGYIDMDRVGILGGSYGGYMTLAALTFQPEEFAVGVDLFGISNWVRTLKSTPPYWEAFRKALYEELGDPFTEDSVRLYRISSLFHADQITKPLMVLQGANDPRVLQVESDEIVAAVKENGIPVEYLIFEDEGHGFVKKENQIEGYGKILEFLDKYLKGVTGE
- a CDS encoding carboxypeptidase-like regulatory domain-containing protein — protein: MGNTSGRYLRETLRTVLILLFLSLLPLQHVYCQETLPSVRITVSSRNQSINGVLDEITLQSGYHFTFDASIIDGKRKVEFRVRELLLKEALDSLLKDPNLDYRTIDKNIVIYRINEGSPTPISSTIDRALLRGRVVEMRTGKALSYATIALLETSLGTITNQEGEFSFKLPLDLPDPMIVVSFIGYNSKVFPVSYPLAEKLEIQLERELIPLQEVIIRYSDPAKLLREAISRFPENYLENHSTMTAFYRESVKRNDHWMVYSEAVLEVAKAPYGLLSSGDHIRIVKQRKITDVSTEDTVLIKLRSGIPTSLNLDVIKNRPDFLKEDFQSRYNLEFTDMMSYGDRLVYVISFHQKDEIPDLLFQGQLYLDQESLALLAADFEFNPDLLHKEPELFLVSRSPKINIRPVMARYHVDYRSVESRYYVSQVRGEVELKVRKKRKWFGSRYKIAIEMAITDLIPDQRLRIDPADRVSRNIVLADEPFQFDPEFWGVHNSIEPEASLMESVQKLVHNNQEIME
- a CDS encoding glutaredoxin domain-containing protein, whose product is MEAIAVHSYKELVSGLSGEERAFLLIYKSGAGQSDCALERIEKMSRNDSQKLFTADVNSVRDIHEKLEITTAPSLVIFEKGKKVNVVKGCQTEAAYSSILSGREIGGQKGGEAGKSKQVTVYTTPSCSWCTTLKTYLDQKQVRYREINVAADSTAAEAMVRKSGQQGVPQTEINGQMIVGFDRTRINQLLEIK